ACTAAGTCAACATTGATTACAGAATGAGAAGAGGTATGGGATGAATCTTATCGGATTTAAAATAGCCATGGCAGCAGCTGTCTTCATGCAGCTCGTTCATCCCATGACGGATCATAGCTCAGCTCCTGTTGTCAAAGACCGTGCCTATTATGAAGCAAGAGGAGAGATCGTCTGGGAAGCCCCGATCAAGGAGAAGCTGATTGCTTTGACCTTTGATGATGGGCCGGATCGAAATGAAACGGCTCAAATTCTTGATATTCTGAAGAAGCATAAAGCGAAAGCCACTTTTTTTGTGCTGGGCAAATGGGCAAAAGAAAGACCGGAGCTGATTGCCAGAGAAGTTGCCGAAGGACATGAGGTGGGAAACCACACCTTCCATCACACATTTGGAGACCAGATTAAGGATGAGGATACGTATCTTAAGGAGCTTGCTGAT
This sequence is a window from Paenibacillus urinalis. Protein-coding genes within it:
- a CDS encoding polysaccharide deacetylase family protein, with translation MNLIGFKIAMAAAVFMQLVHPMTDHSSAPVVKDRAYYEARGEIVWEAPIKEKLIALTFDDGPDRNETAQILDILKKHKAKATFFVLGKWAKERPELIAREVAEGHEVGNHTFHHTFGDQIKDEDTYLKELADADQAIEDASGVRPTLFRPPGGVYNDVVVRSAQARGYSIVLWSWHQDTGDWNRPGKQRIINKVLRNARNGDIVLFHDNVHGKSQTIEALEHILPELTKQGYRCVTVSELLEAKQREVMELP